A single window of Archangium gephyra DNA harbors:
- a CDS encoding response regulator, whose amino-acid sequence MSSPQSILLVEDNPDDVDLTQRAFLRAGVTRPLEVVEDGMDALDYLFGRGAFAYRAQEPLPALVLLDLKLPRLDGHEVLRQIRANPRTRFLPVVILTSSDEEKDLVESYSHGCNSYVRKPVSYTEFVEAARQLGIYWLELNRSPQPGVSG is encoded by the coding sequence ATGAGCAGCCCACAATCCATCCTCCTCGTGGAAGACAACCCGGACGACGTGGACCTGACGCAGCGGGCCTTCCTGCGCGCGGGCGTCACCCGGCCGCTGGAGGTGGTGGAGGACGGGATGGATGCGCTCGACTATCTCTTCGGGCGGGGCGCGTTCGCGTACCGGGCCCAGGAGCCGCTGCCCGCACTGGTGTTGTTGGATCTCAAGCTGCCGCGCCTGGACGGGCACGAGGTGCTGCGCCAGATTCGCGCCAACCCGCGCACCCGCTTCCTTCCGGTGGTCATCCTCACCTCCTCGGACGAGGAGAAGGATCTGGTGGAGAGCTACAGCCACGGCTGCAACAGCTACGTGCGCAAGCCGGTGAGCTACACCGAGTTCGTCGAGGCGGCGCGCCAGCTCGGCATCTACTGGCTGGAGCTCAACCGCTCCCCGCAGCCGGGGGTGTCTGGATGA
- a CDS encoding ATP-binding protein, with protein sequence MTRPLRVLLVEDNPDDQELVERELRRGDFAVSSHRVQSAEELRAALEPGAWDIILSDYCLPGFDAPSALGIVRDSGLDIPFIVVSGSVGEFEGEEVMRAGARDYFPKTLLTRLPAAVAREVDEARLRQERARAERDRDLLARAGEVLAGSLDLQETLDKVARLPVPRLADWCAVYFSEDGRHLRVASLAHEDPKQVVLGFETDRLFPLGPDAASGPAYVFRTGAPQVLEDIPPARLEALARSPEHLRRLLALGLRSVIHVPLVGRLGSLGVVTLGITGTRRPRFTPRDLPVAQELVRRAALLLENVRLYRESQEAIRLRDEFLAVAAHELRTPLTTLGLQLGTLVQRARRESSPDMVERLDKGLRQVKRLGTLVETLLDVSLLSTGELRLTLEGLDLGELVREVLERFEAESLAMGCALRLETARGLVGQWDRMRVEQVVSGLLSNALKFGAHQPVDVRVVADGAVARVVVEDRGIGIAEEQLERIFERFGRAVSSRSYGGLGLGLYLARRAAEAHGGRVWAEQRAGGGARFILELPLRAPGKTVEESA encoded by the coding sequence ATGACGAGGCCGCTCCGTGTCCTGCTGGTGGAGGACAACCCGGACGACCAGGAGTTGGTGGAGCGAGAGCTGCGCCGGGGGGATTTCGCGGTGTCCAGCCACAGGGTGCAGTCGGCCGAGGAGCTGCGCGCGGCGCTCGAGCCCGGGGCCTGGGACATCATCCTCTCGGACTACTGCCTGCCTGGCTTCGATGCGCCCTCCGCGCTCGGCATCGTGCGTGACAGCGGCCTGGACATCCCCTTCATCGTCGTCTCGGGCAGCGTGGGCGAGTTCGAGGGCGAGGAGGTGATGAGGGCGGGCGCCCGCGACTATTTCCCCAAGACGCTCCTCACCCGGTTGCCGGCCGCGGTGGCGCGCGAGGTGGACGAGGCCCGGCTGCGTCAGGAGCGTGCCCGGGCGGAGCGGGACCGGGACTTGCTGGCCCGGGCCGGGGAGGTGCTGGCCGGCTCGTTGGACCTGCAGGAGACGCTGGACAAGGTGGCGCGCCTGCCGGTGCCGCGGCTGGCGGACTGGTGCGCCGTCTACTTCTCCGAGGATGGACGGCACCTCCGGGTGGCGTCCCTGGCGCACGAGGACCCGAAGCAGGTGGTGCTGGGCTTCGAGACGGACCGCCTCTTCCCCCTGGGGCCGGATGCCGCCTCGGGCCCCGCGTATGTGTTCCGGACGGGCGCGCCGCAAGTGTTGGAGGACATTCCCCCGGCGCGGCTGGAGGCGCTGGCGCGCTCCCCGGAGCACCTGCGCCGGCTGCTCGCGCTGGGGCTGCGCTCCGTCATCCACGTGCCCCTGGTGGGACGCCTGGGCTCCCTGGGGGTGGTGACGCTCGGCATCACCGGGACGCGGCGGCCGCGCTTCACGCCCAGGGACCTGCCCGTGGCGCAGGAGCTGGTGCGCCGCGCCGCGCTGTTGCTGGAGAACGTGCGCCTGTACCGGGAGTCGCAGGAGGCCATCCGCCTGCGCGACGAGTTCCTCGCGGTGGCGGCCCACGAGCTGCGCACCCCGCTCACCACGCTGGGCCTGCAGCTGGGCACGCTGGTGCAGCGGGCGCGGCGCGAGTCCTCCCCGGACATGGTGGAGCGGCTGGACAAGGGCCTGCGCCAGGTGAAGCGGCTGGGCACCCTGGTGGAGACGCTGCTGGATGTGTCGTTGCTGTCCACCGGCGAGCTGCGGCTGACGCTGGAGGGGTTGGACCTGGGCGAGCTGGTGCGCGAGGTGCTGGAGCGCTTCGAGGCGGAGTCCCTGGCCATGGGCTGCGCGCTGCGGCTGGAGACGGCCCGGGGGCTCGTGGGCCAGTGGGACCGGATGCGGGTGGAGCAGGTGGTGTCCGGACTGCTCTCCAACGCGCTCAAGTTCGGGGCGCACCAGCCGGTGGACGTGCGGGTGGTGGCGGACGGCGCGGTGGCGCGGGTGGTGGTGGAGGACCGGGGCATCGGCATCGCGGAGGAGCAGCTCGAGCGCATTTTCGAGCGCTTCGGCCGGGCGGTCTCCTCGCGCTCCTATGGGGGGCTGGGGCTGGGGCTGTACCTGGCGCGCCGGGCGGCCGAGGCGCACGGGGGCCGTGTCTGGGCCGAGCAGCGCGCGGGCGGAGGCGCCCGCTTCATCCTGGAGCTGCCCCTGCGTGCCCCGGGCAAGACGGTGGAGGAGTCCGCATGA
- a CDS encoding response regulator, with the protein MTRPLLVVDDDTDLREALEEVLRDAGHAVLGASNGREALEVLARARPLPGLVLLDMMMPVLDGLGFAHEMHAVPEWRDIPIVIFSASASNAAVAEEVGASAYLRKPVDVEVLVETVGQHFRRE; encoded by the coding sequence ATGACGCGTCCCTTGCTGGTGGTGGATGACGACACGGACCTGCGCGAGGCGCTCGAGGAGGTGCTGCGCGACGCGGGCCACGCGGTGCTGGGCGCGAGCAATGGGCGCGAGGCGCTGGAGGTGCTCGCGCGGGCGCGGCCGCTGCCCGGACTGGTGCTGCTGGACATGATGATGCCGGTGCTGGACGGGCTGGGCTTCGCCCACGAGATGCACGCGGTGCCCGAGTGGAGGGACATCCCCATCGTCATCTTCTCCGCCTCGGCGAGCAACGCGGCGGTGGCCGAGGAGGTGGGGGCGAGTGCCTACCTGCGCAAGCCGGTGGACGTGGAGGTGCTGGTGGAGACGGTGGGCCAGCACTTCCGGCGCGAGTGA
- a CDS encoding GNAT family N-acetyltransferase: MTDAELTARLRANIQGFKTLQAQGGPLRLKELPGVRAFALPGRGAALFQQQVMYTDARALAEALEPLAAWYRELGIGAWRVPVYPGDTAAEAVLARAGHRAEDSLPAMAIPLAHPPPQLAPGTTLEHPEDLHEVLGLNALSYGQEHVDYFESWRPRLHSSSPLYAVLVRQEGRALAGGVSFERDGTAGIYLVATHPEARHRGLGSLVMQGLHADALARGCTVAVLQASALGHRLYQRLGYRDLGAWTSWVRRAG, from the coding sequence ATGACGGACGCTGAACTCACCGCGCGCCTGCGCGCCAACATCCAGGGCTTCAAGACGCTCCAGGCCCAGGGTGGTCCGCTGCGGCTGAAGGAGCTGCCCGGGGTGCGCGCCTTCGCCCTGCCGGGCCGCGGGGCCGCCCTCTTCCAGCAGCAGGTGATGTACACGGACGCCCGCGCGCTCGCCGAGGCGCTCGAGCCGCTCGCCGCGTGGTACCGCGAGCTGGGGATTGGAGCCTGGCGCGTGCCCGTGTACCCGGGAGACACCGCCGCGGAGGCCGTGCTGGCCCGCGCCGGACACCGGGCCGAGGACTCCCTGCCCGCCATGGCCATCCCCCTGGCCCATCCGCCTCCGCAGCTCGCCCCGGGCACCACGCTCGAGCATCCGGAGGACCTGCACGAGGTGCTCGGGCTCAACGCGCTCAGCTACGGCCAGGAGCACGTGGACTACTTCGAGAGCTGGCGCCCCCGGCTCCACTCCTCCTCCCCGCTGTACGCCGTGCTGGTGCGCCAGGAGGGCCGGGCGCTCGCCGGAGGCGTCTCGTTCGAGCGCGATGGCACCGCCGGCATCTACCTGGTGGCCACCCACCCCGAGGCCCGCCACCGGGGACTGGGCTCGCTGGTGATGCAGGGCCTGCACGCGGACGCACTCGCCCGGGGCTGCACCGTCGCCGTCCTGCAGGCCTCGGCCCTGGGGCATCGCCTGTACCAGCGGCTCGGCTACCGGGACCTGGGCGCGTGGACGAGCTGGGTGCGCCGCGCCGGCTGA
- the gyrB gene encoding DNA topoisomerase (ATP-hydrolyzing) subunit B, with translation MENIPAPGAATPPPPADYDTGAITKLEGLEAVRKRPGMYIGDTMTYGLHKLVYEVVDNSVDEALAGHCTDIEVVIHVDGSLSVQDNGRGIPVGPHPDPKFKGKDTLEVVLTELHAGSKFGNGAYKVSGGLHGVGVTCVNFLSEWFKVRVQRNGKVYEQSYARGVSNGAPAVVGETDKRGTLIWFKPDNTVMETADFNFDTLSQRMRELAFLNAGLRIIIRDMRVGKEHDFKFDGGIVSFVEYINKAKQSLNEKPIHFRTEREGVSLEIALQWNDGYDERIFTFANNINTHEGGSHLSGFKAALTRTLNSYAEKSGQWKDLKETPTGEDAREGLAAVISVKLSNPQFEGQTKTKLGNSEVKGLVEQMVNDQLATFLEENPVVSKKIVAKIGDATRARIAARKARETVRRKGVLDGGSLPGKLADCQSRDPSESELYIVEGDSAGGSAKQGRDRRNQAILPLRGKILNVEKARFEKMLTSAEIVTLITALGTGIGREDYNPEKARYHRIILMTDADVDGSHIRTLLLTFFYRQMPELIQNGYLYIAQPPLYKVTRNKKDMYVKDERGLNDYLLRIAAEHSRVVMEGGELGGSELRGLLEKVITYEERLEKMASRRDARVVDALVQAGRVDAGLLTDEAALRGQVEKMVGYLKARMPDTLGRFEVAYPVDPEHHTRKLVVKTDINGGVRQTVFDHGFLSSPEYLELVSLRETFQAMGKAPYRVKVGDGEVVALSVQEVLAAVRKDAQKGLGLQRYKGLGEMNPEQLWDTTMNPVTRTLLQVRIEDAVESDEIFSLLMGEAVEPRREFIERNALDVQNLDI, from the coding sequence ATGGAAAACATCCCCGCCCCCGGCGCCGCTACCCCGCCGCCGCCCGCGGATTACGACACCGGTGCCATCACGAAGCTGGAGGGCCTGGAGGCCGTCCGGAAGCGCCCGGGCATGTACATCGGCGACACCATGACGTACGGGCTGCACAAGCTCGTCTACGAGGTGGTGGACAACTCCGTCGATGAGGCCCTGGCCGGCCACTGCACCGACATCGAGGTGGTCATCCACGTGGACGGCTCGCTGTCCGTGCAGGACAACGGCCGCGGCATCCCCGTGGGTCCGCACCCCGACCCCAAGTTCAAGGGCAAGGACACCCTCGAGGTGGTGCTCACGGAGCTGCATGCCGGCAGCAAGTTCGGCAACGGCGCCTACAAGGTGTCCGGCGGCCTGCACGGCGTGGGCGTCACCTGCGTCAACTTCCTGTCCGAGTGGTTCAAGGTCCGCGTTCAGCGCAACGGCAAGGTGTACGAGCAGTCGTACGCGCGCGGCGTGTCCAATGGCGCGCCGGCCGTGGTCGGCGAGACGGACAAGCGCGGCACGCTCATCTGGTTCAAGCCGGACAACACCGTCATGGAGACGGCGGACTTCAACTTCGACACGCTCAGCCAGCGCATGCGCGAGCTCGCGTTCCTCAACGCCGGCCTGCGGATCATCATCCGCGACATGCGGGTGGGCAAGGAGCACGACTTCAAGTTCGATGGCGGCATCGTCTCCTTCGTCGAGTACATCAACAAGGCGAAGCAGTCGCTCAACGAGAAGCCCATCCACTTCCGCACGGAGAGGGAGGGCGTCTCGCTGGAGATCGCCCTGCAGTGGAACGACGGCTACGACGAGCGCATCTTCACCTTCGCCAACAACATCAACACGCACGAGGGTGGCAGCCACCTGTCTGGCTTCAAGGCGGCCCTCACGCGCACGCTCAACAGCTACGCGGAGAAGAGCGGGCAGTGGAAGGATCTGAAGGAGACGCCCACGGGCGAGGACGCGCGTGAAGGACTCGCGGCCGTCATCTCCGTGAAGCTGTCCAACCCCCAGTTCGAGGGGCAGACGAAGACGAAGCTGGGCAACAGCGAGGTGAAGGGCCTCGTCGAGCAGATGGTGAATGATCAGCTCGCGACCTTCCTCGAGGAGAACCCGGTCGTCAGCAAGAAGATCGTCGCGAAGATTGGCGATGCCACGCGGGCGCGCATCGCGGCTCGCAAGGCGCGCGAGACGGTGCGGCGCAAGGGCGTGCTGGACGGTGGCTCGCTGCCGGGCAAGCTCGCCGACTGCCAGAGCCGCGACCCGAGCGAGAGCGAGCTCTACATCGTCGAGGGTGACTCCGCAGGCGGCTCGGCCAAGCAGGGCCGGGACCGGCGCAACCAGGCCATCCTTCCGCTGCGCGGCAAGATTCTCAACGTCGAGAAGGCGCGCTTCGAGAAGATGCTCACGAGCGCGGAGATCGTGACGTTGATCACCGCGCTGGGCACGGGCATTGGCCGCGAGGACTACAACCCGGAGAAGGCGCGCTACCACCGCATCATCCTGATGACGGACGCCGACGTGGACGGCAGCCACATCCGCACGCTGCTGCTCACGTTCTTCTACCGGCAGATGCCGGAGCTCATCCAGAACGGCTACCTCTACATCGCGCAGCCTCCGCTCTACAAAGTCACGCGCAACAAGAAGGACATGTACGTGAAGGACGAGCGCGGGCTGAACGACTACCTGCTGCGCATCGCCGCGGAGCACTCGCGGGTGGTGATGGAGGGCGGGGAGCTGGGCGGCTCGGAGCTGCGCGGGCTGCTGGAGAAGGTGATTACGTACGAGGAGCGCCTGGAGAAGATGGCGTCGCGGCGGGACGCGCGGGTGGTGGACGCGCTGGTGCAGGCGGGCCGGGTGGACGCGGGGCTGCTGACGGACGAGGCGGCGCTGCGGGGGCAGGTGGAGAAGATGGTGGGGTACCTGAAGGCCCGCATGCCGGACACGCTGGGCCGCTTCGAGGTCGCCTACCCGGTGGATCCCGAGCACCACACGCGCAAGCTGGTGGTGAAGACGGACATCAACGGGGGCGTGCGCCAGACGGTGTTCGACCACGGCTTCCTGTCGTCGCCCGAGTACCTGGAGCTGGTGAGCCTGCGCGAGACGTTCCAGGCGATGGGCAAGGCGCCGTACCGGGTGAAGGTGGGGGATGGGGAGGTGGTGGCGTTGTCGGTGCAGGAGGTGCTGGCCGCGGTGCGCAAGGACGCGCAGAAGGGGCTGGGCCTGCAGCGCTACAAGGGTCTGGGCGAGATGAACCCGGAGCAGCTGTGGGACACCACGATGAATCCGGTGACGCGGACGCTGCTGCAGGTGCGCATCGAGGACGCGGTGGAGAGCGACGAGATCTTCTCGCTGCTGATGGGCGAGGCGGTCGAGCCGCGGCGCGAGTTCATCGAGCGCAACGCGCTGGACGTGCAGAACCTGGACATCTGA
- a CDS encoding protein kinase domain-containing protein: MAANEAREFGKYELVSKLAAGGMAITYRARMKGAAGVTKPVVIKQILPHFADEPDFVEMFVSEARVAAGLTHGNIAQVFDFGEIDGQYFLAMEFVHGQTLSKLLRRAQKTGLPGLPMPLALFVATQICDGLDYAHRHIGEDGRPMGLVHRDVSPDNVLISYEGQVKVIDFGIAKATSVVEARTSPGTLKGKYPYFSTEQARGEQDLDARSDIFAVGVVLYEMLCGRRPYEGELAAVLPRILDGEYPRPSTLNPAITPELEAVMGTAMALDRAQRYPTAQAFSEALREQLYSGWPRFSPAMLSQLLGHLFAEELAAEGRKVDVTPAFLEQLAAWQAQPISEPMGAQARPPGSASGRTSTASGVRTVQSRPGSDSGRLSSNTGSRPGLKPSTNGAARPASNAGARTISSASGRRVTSSAGVRVPSISTMAAPPLDGQEPSTAVSQPATAAQGADDERHDTPVEVPALTQPKLVPDYLRPVREAKEREEQERAERRQRLVMLISVPLFGIALLLAILHYFFAGNEAAVVPMGTQWISSIPAGASVKLNGRDVPGVTPLVVPNVPLDQANTLVVTLPGYRPWTKRFTLTTESGPPMRADLERLEPEPSAPKAEPTATVPAPDPAGPQQAAAADPQAGTPAQPGTEAAPVDLAKYNQVDYPTRVFVLRPQYNAFPVEKYATASIELNAGASYSISTTGSALLGQGRASASNTLAWFAEGENLSVDDSFGLIGPTPRTFKGVRKLHVFLLDDDTADNAGAVRVNLRQSKWVPPRLLTFDPNRNALVLEPQHQLALRGLNPDAIYLLTVRDDFAELRSGGTGRTRRVLCAESSQKSGRRNHRLLETGKRYQLTGADTLRCTFPDSRVEDNAGALEVDIVDVTAMSRRERAAALRGASR, encoded by the coding sequence GTGGCCGCCAACGAAGCCCGGGAGTTTGGCAAGTACGAATTGGTCTCGAAGCTCGCCGCGGGCGGGATGGCCATCACCTATCGCGCGCGCATGAAGGGCGCCGCGGGGGTGACCAAGCCGGTGGTCATCAAGCAGATCCTCCCCCACTTCGCCGACGAGCCCGACTTCGTGGAGATGTTCGTCAGCGAGGCGCGCGTGGCCGCGGGGCTCACCCACGGCAACATCGCCCAGGTCTTCGACTTCGGAGAGATCGACGGCCAGTACTTCCTGGCCATGGAGTTCGTGCACGGCCAGACGCTGTCCAAGCTGCTGCGCCGCGCCCAGAAGACCGGACTGCCGGGCCTGCCCATGCCGCTGGCGCTGTTCGTCGCCACGCAGATCTGCGACGGGCTGGACTACGCGCACCGGCACATCGGTGAGGACGGCCGGCCCATGGGGCTCGTCCACCGCGACGTGTCGCCGGACAACGTGCTCATCTCCTACGAGGGCCAGGTCAAGGTCATCGACTTCGGCATCGCCAAGGCGACGAGCGTCGTGGAGGCGCGCACCTCGCCCGGCACGCTCAAGGGCAAGTACCCCTACTTCTCCACCGAGCAGGCCCGGGGCGAGCAGGACCTGGACGCGCGCTCGGACATCTTCGCCGTGGGCGTGGTGCTCTACGAGATGCTGTGCGGCCGGCGCCCCTACGAGGGCGAGCTCGCCGCGGTGCTGCCGCGCATCCTCGACGGGGAGTACCCGCGCCCCTCCACGCTCAATCCCGCCATCACCCCGGAGCTGGAGGCGGTGATGGGCACCGCGATGGCGCTGGACCGGGCGCAGCGCTACCCCACCGCGCAGGCCTTCTCCGAGGCGCTGCGCGAGCAGCTCTACTCGGGCTGGCCGCGCTTCTCGCCGGCCATGCTGTCGCAGCTGCTGGGCCACCTCTTCGCCGAGGAGCTCGCCGCCGAGGGCCGCAAGGTGGACGTGACGCCCGCCTTCCTGGAGCAGCTCGCCGCCTGGCAGGCCCAGCCCATCAGCGAGCCCATGGGCGCCCAGGCGCGGCCGCCGGGCTCGGCCAGCGGCAGGACGAGCACCGCCTCGGGCGTGCGCACCGTGCAGTCGCGGCCCGGCAGTGACAGTGGCCGGCTCTCGAGCAACACGGGCAGCCGTCCCGGGCTCAAGCCCTCCACCAATGGCGCCGCGCGGCCGGCCAGCAACGCGGGCGCGCGCACCATCAGCTCGGCCTCCGGGCGCCGGGTGACGTCGAGCGCCGGCGTGCGCGTGCCCTCCATCTCCACCATGGCGGCCCCACCGCTGGACGGGCAGGAGCCCTCCACGGCCGTGTCGCAGCCCGCCACCGCCGCGCAGGGCGCCGACGACGAGCGGCACGACACCCCCGTCGAGGTGCCGGCCCTCACCCAGCCCAAGCTGGTGCCGGACTACCTGCGCCCCGTGCGCGAGGCCAAGGAGCGCGAGGAGCAGGAGCGCGCCGAGCGGCGCCAGCGCCTGGTGATGCTCATCAGCGTGCCCCTCTTCGGCATCGCCCTGCTGCTGGCCATCCTCCACTACTTCTTCGCCGGCAACGAGGCCGCGGTCGTGCCCATGGGCACGCAGTGGATCAGCTCCATCCCGGCGGGCGCCTCGGTGAAGCTCAACGGCCGCGACGTGCCCGGCGTCACGCCGCTCGTCGTGCCCAACGTCCCCCTGGACCAGGCCAACACGCTCGTCGTCACCCTGCCCGGCTACCGTCCCTGGACCAAGCGCTTCACCCTCACCACCGAGTCGGGGCCCCCGATGCGCGCGGATCTCGAGCGCCTGGAGCCGGAGCCCTCCGCCCCGAAGGCCGAGCCCACCGCCACCGTGCCCGCTCCGGACCCGGCCGGCCCGCAGCAGGCCGCCGCGGCGGACCCTCAGGCCGGGACGCCCGCGCAACCGGGCACCGAGGCGGCGCCGGTGGACCTCGCGAAGTACAACCAGGTGGACTACCCGACGCGGGTGTTCGTCCTGCGCCCCCAGTACAACGCCTTCCCGGTGGAGAAGTACGCCACGGCGTCCATCGAGCTCAACGCCGGGGCGAGCTACTCCATCAGCACCACCGGCAGCGCCCTGCTGGGCCAGGGCCGGGCGAGCGCCTCCAACACCCTGGCCTGGTTCGCCGAGGGCGAGAACCTGTCCGTGGACGACTCCTTCGGGCTGATCGGCCCCACGCCGCGCACCTTCAAGGGCGTGCGCAAGCTGCACGTCTTCCTGCTGGACGACGACACGGCGGACAACGCGGGCGCGGTGCGGGTGAACCTGCGCCAGTCCAAGTGGGTGCCGCCGCGCCTGCTCACGTTTGATCCCAACCGCAACGCCCTGGTGCTCGAGCCCCAGCACCAGCTGGCCCTGCGCGGGCTCAACCCGGACGCCATCTACCTGCTCACCGTGCGCGATGACTTCGCGGAGCTGCGCTCGGGTGGCACGGGCCGTACACGTCGGGTGCTGTGCGCCGAGAGCAGCCAGAAGTCCGGCCGGCGCAACCACCGGCTCCTCGAGACGGGCAAGCGCTACCAGCTCACGGGCGCCGACACCCTGCGTTGCACCTTCCCGGACTCCCGGGTGGAGGACAACGCGGGCGCGCTCGAGGTGGACATCGTGGATGTCACGGCCATGTCTCGCCGGGAACGCGCGGCCGCGCTGCGTGGCGCTTCTCGTTGA
- a CDS encoding metallophosphoesterase family protein, with protein sequence MRSIRRGAAVLALLAVGCGQRPAEERALKDLRVGQVDANGVAFTVEDGLAVVRKVEPGTLTLWGSAPAFHVRAVSSAGASEEWTVVVRNAMPEAELTARVGGEPLLVEALPEGPLPTVKLWKVRVPAGAEARLTVAPPLWDQPKPFRFAALADVQEALPRVGDIYRRINADPSLRFIYFSGDLTQRGTVEQLEEFQSRLLESRIPLFATLGNHELITPDPRYHEYFGRGNLHFTFHGVHFTMIDSGNGSLDPRAEEMLDGWLAAGRDAVHILGTHIPIVDPIGVRNGAFASRNEAAALLAKLALGKLDLTLYGHVHSYYSFSNAGIPSFISGGGGAIPEQFDGVGRHFLAVEVDPAQGVRTVSLVRVD encoded by the coding sequence GTGAGGAGCATTCGCCGGGGAGCCGCCGTGCTCGCGCTGCTGGCCGTGGGCTGCGGCCAGCGGCCGGCCGAGGAGCGCGCGCTGAAGGACCTGCGGGTGGGGCAGGTGGACGCCAACGGCGTGGCCTTCACCGTGGAGGACGGGCTCGCGGTGGTGCGCAAGGTGGAGCCGGGCACGCTGACGCTGTGGGGCTCGGCACCGGCCTTCCACGTGCGCGCGGTGTCCTCCGCCGGAGCCTCCGAGGAGTGGACGGTGGTGGTGCGCAACGCCATGCCCGAGGCGGAGCTCACGGCCAGGGTGGGCGGCGAGCCGCTCCTGGTGGAGGCCCTGCCCGAGGGGCCCCTGCCCACGGTGAAGCTGTGGAAGGTGCGGGTGCCCGCGGGCGCGGAGGCCCGGCTGACGGTGGCGCCTCCGTTGTGGGACCAGCCGAAGCCCTTCCGCTTCGCGGCGCTGGCGGATGTGCAGGAGGCCCTGCCCCGGGTGGGGGACATCTACCGGCGCATCAACGCGGACCCCTCACTGCGCTTCATCTACTTCTCGGGGGACCTGACGCAGCGGGGCACCGTGGAGCAGCTGGAGGAGTTCCAGTCGCGCCTGCTGGAGTCGCGCATCCCCCTGTTCGCCACGCTGGGCAACCACGAGCTCATCACCCCGGACCCGCGCTACCACGAGTACTTCGGCCGGGGGAACCTGCACTTCACCTTCCACGGCGTGCACTTCACGATGATCGACTCGGGCAACGGCTCGTTGGACCCGAGGGCCGAGGAGATGCTGGACGGGTGGCTGGCGGCGGGGCGCGACGCGGTGCACATCCTCGGCACGCACATCCCCATCGTGGACCCCATTGGCGTGCGCAACGGCGCCTTCGCGAGCCGCAACGAGGCGGCGGCCCTGCTGGCGAAGCTGGCCCTCGGGAAGTTGGATCTCACGCTCTACGGCCACGTGCACTCGTACTACTCGTTCTCCAACGCGGGCATTCCGTCCTTCATCTCGGGAGGAGGCGGCGCCATCCCCGAGCAGTTCGACGGGGTGGGGCGGCACTTCCTCGCGGTGGAGGTGGACCCGGCCCAGGGCGTGCGCACCGTGTCGCTGGTGCGCGTGGACTGA
- a CDS encoding glutathione S-transferase family protein: MSRPTFVAAWFSPWSERARFALDHHRIDYREEAYVPVLGEPLLRLRTRVFRGHITVPVLFHDGRVIRDSVEIARYADRLGKGAPLFPASAEAEVGRYVELATGLMEAARALSISRMARDEAMQLENLPPSVPARLRPALLPLARLGTTFMTRKYRLDTRDPEQDRANIRRGLERLRTELRGRDTLLSEFTFADIAVAVSLTMVRPVEHPIIPLGPAMRAAFTEPALAEEFGDLLAWRDKLYAERRSLQGAAGPAAA; this comes from the coding sequence ATGAGCCGCCCCACCTTCGTCGCCGCCTGGTTCTCCCCGTGGTCGGAGCGAGCCCGCTTCGCGCTGGACCACCACCGCATCGACTATCGGGAGGAAGCGTACGTCCCGGTATTGGGCGAGCCGTTGCTGCGGCTGCGCACGCGGGTGTTCCGGGGGCACATCACGGTGCCCGTGCTCTTCCATGACGGGCGCGTCATTCGGGACTCGGTGGAGATCGCCCGGTATGCGGACCGGCTGGGCAAGGGAGCGCCGCTGTTCCCCGCGAGCGCCGAGGCGGAGGTGGGCCGTTACGTGGAGCTCGCCACCGGGCTCATGGAGGCGGCGCGTGCGCTGAGCATCTCCCGGATGGCGCGGGACGAGGCCATGCAGCTCGAGAACCTGCCCCCGTCCGTGCCCGCCCGGCTGCGCCCGGCGTTGCTGCCGCTCGCGCGGCTGGGAACGACATTCATGACGCGGAAGTACCGCCTGGACACGCGGGACCCGGAGCAGGACCGGGCGAATATCCGGCGAGGACTCGAACGGCTCCGGACGGAGCTGCGGGGGCGCGACACGCTGCTGTCCGAGTTCACCTTCGCGGACATCGCCGTGGCGGTGTCACTGACCATGGTGCGGCCGGTGGAGCACCCCATCATTCCCCTCGGCCCCGCGATGCGCGCCGCGTTCACCGAGCCAGCACTGGCCGAGGAGTTCGGGGACCTGCTGGCGTGGAGGGACAAGCTCTACGCCGAGCGCCGCTCCCTGCAAGGCGCGGCGGGCCCGGCCGCGGCCTGA